The Oncorhynchus tshawytscha isolate Ot180627B linkage group LG16, Otsh_v2.0, whole genome shotgun sequence nucleotide sequence ATATGTTCTGTCAGTTTTACCTTCCATAATAGTTAATACATttgtggtgggggagagagattcTCTCTGAATGCTCCAAGACTGCCACTTCTCCTCAGTAGTCATAATTGATGCTTCCACCTTGTGCTATTTTTTGGCGGGATAGTTTTCAAAACCTATGAAGATGTCCAGTGAAAGCAGAAATGCAATTTGTTGACAACACCGTACATTATCCCGAATGCTCATCAATAAAAATATCTGTTAAATTCGCTGCTCTGTTTAGCTTGTTTACAGTGGGTTATTTAATAGGGAACTGTCGGAGGCGCTCTCATATTGTTACATCATTTAATTCAGATAATTAaggcttggtttcatcagaggagagaatctagtttctcatggtctgagagtcctttaggtgccttctggcaaactccatgcgggctgtcatgtgccttttactgaggagtggcttccgtctggccactctgcccTAAAGGCCTGAtatggtggagttctgcagagatggtggtccttctggaaggttctccaatctccacagaggaactctagagctctgtcggagtgaccattgggttcttggtcacctcgctgaccaaggcccttctcccccagttgctcagtttggcccggcggccagctctaggaagagtctgggtggttccaaacttcttccacttaagaatgatggaggccaaagTGTTCTTGTGAACCTTcattgctgcagacattttttggtacccttccccagagctgtgcctcgacacaatcctgtctccgatctctacagacaattcctttaaactcatggcttggtttttgctttgacaggcactgtcaactatgggaccttatatagacaggtgtgtgcctttccaaatcatgtccaatcaattgaatttaccacaggcggactccaatcaagttgtagaaacatctcaaggatgatcaatggaaacaggatgcacatgagctcaattttgaatcccatagcaaagggtctgaatgcttatgtaaataatgtatttctcctatttttaatacatttgcgaaCCTttctaaaaaactttttttactttgtcattctgtggtattgtgtgtagattaatgaggacttcatttgatttgatctattttagaataaggctgtaatgtaacaaaatgggtAATAGGTCAAGGCGTCTGAATATTTCTGTAAGCACTGTATATGCTGTATTTGACTCTGCTGTGGTGTTTTTAGTGACACATGTTTCCACAAGGGGGCACTGTGTCACACAAATGTAAGAGCATCTCACCACCATGTAAAGTTCACACCATTCAATCATTATGAGAGTATCATAGCCTCCATGCCAGGATTCAAAGCTGTCTTAGACATTAATCAGGCACACAGCTAGTGAATGACACCATTAGCAGGGCCAGACTCACCAATGGATGATATTACTCCCAATGTGCCTGTGATGATGATTTACAGTCAAGGTTAGGACTATATGTTGTTGTTACGATTAGTGGTTAGAATCACATTTGTGTTTACAAACTGCTGTTCTTCTCTCCATTGTAGCGATTGCTAGATACTGTCACACATGGTGCTTCTCTACGGAGTCAGTTCAaatggaagagaggagacaggcgAAACAATCCATATTAAACTATTGGTATTTCTATGTACCATTGCTCCCTATCTTAGGTCTAGGCATCTTTAATGTAATCAtgtctttcccctctctgtttagaTCATGGTGGGGTCCAGTATGGGCAGCTGGCTCATGCTGTTGGCAGCTATCGCCAGGCCGGAGAAGATTGCGGCTCTGGTGGGGATCTCCACGGCAGCAGACCATGTCGTCACAGCCTTCAAGTCAATGTCTCTAGAGGTGAGAGAGGACATCATGAAATAAACCCTGGATTACTATGAATGACATTAACTAATGTGAATTCCATTTCTATTCAGGCAATTCAGGCGTgttgttaattgaaattcaatcATCTGTGTGAATGTCAATTCATTTTTagatttaaaatatatttgatccCATTTCACCACAGGTGCGTAAGGAGATTGAAGAGAAGGGCGTGCTGACGATGCCCAGCAAGCACAGAGAGGAGGGCGTCTACACATTCACCATGGACTTCCTGAAGGAGGCGGAGAACCACTGTGTCCTCCAGAGCCCCATCCCCATCACCTGCCCCGTGAGGCTCATCCACGGCCTGAAGGATGACGACGTGCCCTGGCACATCTCCCTGCAAGTGGCCCAGCGCGTCCTCAGCCCAGACGTGGACGTCATCCTCCGCCGCCACGGTCAGCACCGCATGGCCGAGAAGGACGACATCAAGCTCATGGTCTACACCATTGACGACCTCATAGACAAGCTGACCACGCTCGTTTGAGTCGGTGGAAGGGTTAGGGAAGGGGGGGTGAGTTGGAACCCCCCCCCCATTGGAGCTGCTCCTACCTCCCAGCCATATAAGATCCCTTTATCCcagctctcccactctccccttACCCTTCCTCCCACTCTGCCCCTGGTCAGTTTATCCTAATTATGCTGTtacaaagagaaggagagaaacgaGGATCACCGAAAGTACAAACTGATGGAACGAGGAGCACGTCTGTCAATAACCTCAGCCAGGTTCTTGATGCGTGCCTTGGGGAGGGAGTGTGACTTTTACTAGTTCCAGTTTACTCTGTGCAGTGTTGTTTTGGTCAAGCTTTCTATGGGCcatgctgccactgctgctgctgtttggttGACAGAACATGCTGGTCCTTTTGCCAGACCCCAGTAGTTTTCCTGTGCCTTTTTACCATGTCTCACCCCGTTGGGCCAATAAAGCCTCTGCACACCAGAGTGGAGTGCAGGTCTTGTCTGTTACTGTGCATGCAGATATATGAGCTGTTATTGAGTTAATACAATCCACACAAACGACAAGCTCCGTCAAACTGCCTCCTATGCAGATGCACTGTGACATCGTCTTTTCGTTAGGACTGAGCATCACACTATCTCAAAATAGCAAAAGAAAACCCTTCAAGTTAAGCGGAAACTTCAAATAAAGGTTAATACTATGAACACCACATCCCAGAGGCCCCATAGAATGTTCAACTAACCACCAAAGATTGCCTTGTTTCATTTATTTTCATAATATACATCCCATTGGTTTGGTGTAATGAAATGCCTGGCCCTGTTGGAGCCAATGGGCTGTTGATTAGCATGTTGTTGGTCATTGGACTGTGTTCAATGGGGCAGAAAGCCAGACCTGCTGCAGCAGACGCAGtaactctctctgaccctctAACTGCTGCTCTGACCTTTCACTCTTAGGCAGAATATATGCAATCAGTCACCTCCGCATCACAACACCAACTGGGTGACATCACTCAAACATATGCATGCATCAGGGGGTAAGAAAATCCTGCCTGGGTTATGTTTAATATAGATCACTGAGTAACTGACTAATATGTAGAGACAAGGGCTGGAAATGCCAACACaaagacacagtgatggtgagaATACTACTGATGTTATTTTAGCCTGACAGTCAAAGGGGACAGTAGTATAGCAAAGATATGTTCAAAACCTTTTCTGATATTCAGACATTCTAGAAAAGCACGAATCTCTATTTCCTGTATTTCAATGTTGTCTAGGGACTTTTTCCAGTCTGTGACGCATGTTGTCATATCAGTACTGTGGAGGACACCGCACCCAGCCTCTCTTTCCAGATCTATCTGGTGTCCACTTCTGTAACTGTAACCCAATTAAAGCAGAGCAATGGCTTTCATTATTGAAACTGAGAGGCAACAGCCACTAACAGGCTGTTCTGTGCCTTCCAAATCTGCAGAAACATTTAAGATAGCTGTAAAGGTGAAAATATTTTGTTTTCTTCTGTAAATATTGATTCTGCACACCATCAGGTGTATTGTTGTAGCAGCAACTAgtgaggatcctaataaaatactacatATGTGAGTAGTAAGGCCAAATACATCAACAATGAGAAGTGAACACTTTATGTCATGCACCTTTTGGAAATCACCCACCTTAACTGGGCTGGGGCCAGGACCCACCTTAACTGGGGCCAGGACCCACCTTAACTGGGCTGGGGCCAGGACCCACCTTAACTGGGGCCAGGACCCACCTTAACTGGGCTGGGGCCAGGACCCACCTTAACTGGGGCCAGGACCCACCTTAACTGGGGCCAGGACCCACCTTAACTGGGGCCAGGACCCACCTTAGCTGGGCTGGGGCCATGGGGGGGGGACATGCCCTGCCTTAACTGGGGCCAGGACCCACCTTAACTGGGCTGCAGGGGGACCCACCTTAACTGGGGCCAGGACCCACCTTagctgggctgggggctggggccaCTGGGCTtgctgggctggggatgggggggggacATGCCCCCACCTTAGCTGGGGCCAGGACCCACCTTAgctgggctgggggagggggacaTGCCCTGGGGCCAGGACCCACCTTAGCTGGGGCCAGGACCCCCTTAGcctggggatgggggaggggaacTGCCTTAACTGGGGCCAGGGCTGGGGCCATGGCCTTAACTGGGGCCagctgggctggggatgggggaggggacaTGCCCTGCCTTAACTGGGGCCAGGACCCACCTTagctgggctggggatgggggaggggacaTGCCCTGCCTTAACTGGGGCCAGGACCCACCTTAGCCCACTGGGGCCAGGACCCACCTTAGCCTTAACTGGGGCCAGGACCCACCTTagctgggctggggatgggggagggggaccCTGCCTTAACTGGGGCCAGGACCCACCTTAgctgggctggggatgggacaTGCCCTGCCTTAACTGGGGCCAGGACCCACCTTagctgggctggggatgggggaggggacaTGCCCTGCCTTAACTGGGGCCAGGACCCACCTTagctgggctggggatgggggagggggacatGCCCTGCCTTAACTGGGGCCAGGACCCACCTTagctgggctggggatgggggaggggacaTGCCCTGCCTTAACTGGGGCCAGGACCCACCTTagctgggctggggatgggggggatgggggggacATGCCCTGCCTTAACTGGGGCCAGGACCCACCTTagctgggctggggatgggggggggggagggggacatgCCCTGCCTTAACTGGGGCCAGGACCCACCTAACTGGGGCCAGGACCCACCTTagctgggctggggatgggggatGCCCTGGGGGACATGCCCTGCCTGCCCTAACTGGGGCCAGGACCCACCTTAGCTGGCTGGGGCCTGGGGCCTGGGGACTCAGGCCTTGCCTTAGCTGGCTGGGGCCTGGGGACTGCCCGCCTTTGCCTTAGCTGGCTGGGGCCGAGGGGGACTCGCCTTGCCTTAGCTGGCTGGGGCCGAGGGACTCGCCTTGCCTTAGCTGGCTGGGGCCGAGGGACTCGCCTTGCCTTAGCTGGCTGGGGCCTGGGGGCTCGCCTTGCCTTAGCTGGCTGGGGCCTGGGGACTCGCCTTGCCTTGCCTTGCTGTCCACATCCTCTTGTTTCTGCTGTCCTGTCTCATTCTGAATGAGACATCTCGAGGGAGCCTCCTCGTGGCGCCCGCACATATAAAACCAGTGGTTTGCAACTCCCGGACACTGAGTCCAGCCTCGCCCCACGCACGCGTCACCGCTTAATGCATGCTTCAGCAGTTCAGCATCCTCTGCCCCGACCAGCTCAGCGGAATTAACGGCACAACAGCTACCGGACAAAATaactctcctcttctttatagtAAGTGTGCCCAGAGCTTTTATTCATCATTATTTATTCAGAGCATGAAACGTTcgtttcaatatatatatatatatatgtggatTAATAATTAAACGCCACTGCTAGTTTATTCAATTTCAAAGGGGCTATTACGAAAATGtgcatgatttaaaaaatatcatCTGCCTTCCTAATTTCTAAATCGGTTTTATTGTGAAAAAAGTTCAGCTTTTTTTCGCGTTCATAGTTGGCTACACAATCAATGCAATGCGATTCTTTTCGATTTTATGCTCATCCCGCACACAGTCTAGGCTACCATAGGCTACCTCATTAGAATGTGCGTGTCCCTGTGCAGGACGGGTGCCAAGGACCACACCCATTCCGGCAAGTGCTCTGGTTCTCTGGGGATGTGCCCGTCCTGTAAGGGACACAGTTGCCATTAGGGAGAAAGCAGAGGATGGAGTGTGCGGAAAGGACGTGAAATTAGGAAACCAACAGGTGATCCAGTTTATGATAGAACAACGACGACAGGTAGACTAGACTAATGGTTAAAAGCGTTGAGCCAGTAAGCAAAAAGTTCGAATCCTGAGCCGATTAGGTGAAAAACCTTTCatttgagcaaggcactaaacCTAATTTATCATATAAGTcggtctggataagagtgtcttttaaatgactaaaatgtacaaaaaaattaaaacaattaAGAAATGCTGGCTCAGAATGAACAAAGTGACTACTATGAAGCCTATGCATTATTTATGGCTCTGATGTCAATAACTGGACTTTAATACAAACATTATATTGCTTGACAATGTTCAGTtttctacatgatgtattgtttttgtatagcAGGTGCAGGCTGCCAGTGCTGAAACTGCTCCAGGGTGTTGGTCAGCAGAGCTGCAGACTacttgtccgtctgtctgtctgtctgtctgtctgtctgtctgtctgtctgtctgtctgtctgtctgtctgtctgtctgtctgtctgtctgggtgaaCAGGACAGAAGGAGCAATGGCTAACAGGGGACCCAGTTACGGGCTGAGCAAGGAGGTGCAGGAGAAGATAGAGCTGAAGTATAATCTAGACTTGGAGGCCCGGCTGGTGGACTGGATCGTAGCTCAGTGTGGGGGGAACCTGGAGAGACCACAGCCAGGCAGACAGAACTTCCAGACATGGCTGATGGATGGAACAGTGAGTCTGCATGACAATGAACAAGCTCAATAAGATTGATTGGACTGCAGTCATTGATAGAGGACGATCGCTTATACAAGCTAACAATGAGACCAATTTATGCTTACCTctgctttgtttctctctccctcttttcattGACgaatctcttcctttctccctctctacttacCTTCTTTATCCATGTATCTGTATTCCTCTTACTCCCccgttctctcctcctccctgtagattCTCTGTAGACTCATCAATAGCTTGTACCCGCGTGGTAAGGAGCCCATCAAGAAGATTCTGGAGACCCAGATGGCCTTTAAGCAGATGGAGAAGATCTCCCAGTTCCTGCAGGCAGCAGAGGTCTACGGAGTCATCACCACAGACATCTTCCAGACCGTGGACCTGTGGGAAGGTGGGCTGCACGTTCACTGACACATATCATGTCTCCATACATCCATGTGACATTGACATGCATGTCCAATTACAGGGACTCTCACAGTCTTGTCTCTGTGGAGCTCTTTCTGCCTGTACAGTACCTTCAATACTCACATTACATTTACAAGAGCCTGTATAGTCTGggagccagtctgtttctgctaacATTCCGCTCATTGTACTCCGTGTCATATGACACAGAGTGGCAGGAAGTGGAAtgatagctaaacagactggttgGTACCCAGGCTATTTATAGTCCATTATATGGGTGATACTCCATGGAGACATTGAAATACTTTTTGACATATGACTCAAGAGGTAGCTGTGTTTAAAGTTTGTTTTATTTGGAACCTGTTTGCCTGTTCTTTGCTCTCTGGGTGTGATCCAGTGTTTGTGAGGACTGTTGCTATGGTTACAGGGAAGGATATGGCCGCAGTGCAGAGAACCCTGATGGCCCTAGGTAGTGTCGCCCTCACCAAGGACGATGGACATTACCGTGGCGACCGCGACTGGTTCCACAGGTAATGGACTGGCCACGACCCCTTACTTGGAAAACTCTGTGGCAGTGTTATCTTAATGTTGTGTGAGTGTTGTTCTATGTCTcaactgtcctgtctgtcctggcCTGTGTAGGAAAGCTCAGGGTTACCGGCGGGAGTTCTCTGAGGACCAGCTTCGTCAAGGCCAGAGTCTGATTGGTCTGCAGATGGGAAGCAACCGCGGGGCCTCTCAGTCCGGCATGACAGGCTACGGATCGCACCGCCAGATCATGTAGAGACACCAGCCAGCCGCTCAGCCAGCTGCCAGCCGCTCCCTCTGCATGGCTGTGTACTCCAGAAGAAAGCTCCATCACGCCCCTGGAACCTCATGATATGACCCAACCACTTTTCCCCCTTCCCCAGAAGCACTAGCAAatcacacgagcacacacacacacacttttactgtTCATCCTCAACCCAAACAGAGTGCTCCTTATACCCCAACCACAATTCTATAGACCTCAGTGCTTTCTGCTTCCCCCAGCCCCGCTCTCCATCCAAATGGtcccactctctccatccatatggtcccactctctccatccatatggtcccactctctccatccatataGTCCTGCTAGCCATTCCCTTCAGTGAATGAAGTCTTCGTAATTCAGTCGGTACAGAGAACCCAAGATTGAAGTCATCCCTCTACAAAACAAGCAAATAGTATTTTACACTTCTAACAAATATTATAGCACGAAACGTTATAGCATGTTACATATTTTAATTAACTGTTTGTTTGTATGTACAGTAGGTGTGTCTGAGTCATTGTATAGTCATTTGGGAGGGTTTGCTATACCTCATGAAAAGTTTAATGTGTAACCGAATGGAACTCAGTGAATGATGATGCCTCGGATGTCTTGTGTCAATATGTGAAGACTTTGCGGTAACTTCTGTAACCAAATGACCATCACATTGTGCCTGGTTAATATAGCAAAGGGACCATAAACTATGCCTTGTATAAGAGATGCCACCCACCCTAATGCAGAGGAATTCATAGACCTAAATTCAGTTCTGTTTTTGTACTAACATTCTGTGCTGTGCATTTATTACTTATGTATAATTGATGTAATGTACTTGTATGTGCCCACTGTCCATGTGTGTTTCAGCCAATCCCATGATTGTTAAAGACCCACAGTATGAAAGTGACAGTAGGATCATTTTGTTCCAGACCTGATATTGCttgaatgtatttttttccccttcaATGTAATTTGTCATGTTTACATAAACAAATATGTTTATATCTGAATCATTGTGTGTAGAAAACATAATAAATTAGGTGAAAACTGATTCTGGAATCGTATTGTTTTTCTGATCTGTGAAATATACTAAAGTCATTGCTCTTGGACATCTATATCTTTGGTTTTCTAATATATATCCCAATGGATTTCCAGTATCAGGAAAATATACCAGACTTCTAAGGAATGCTATCTGTGAAGATAGGAGAATGTTGTTTAAAACAATCACTCTTCCTAGGCATTCCGATGGGGGTAGGGACGGATGTAAAGGTTCTAGAACACTAGCTGGATAGGTCAGAGTTTATGGCAATGGTCTAATTTATGGGGGCAAACATTTGAACAACATTGTTCTATTGATGTTTCAGATATAGAAGATAAACACACGAGGTAACATCTCCCCATCCAGAGTGTCCCTACTATTGTGTTCTGTTGCTAATGATTTCAGGCGCTAGCTAGGGGACGTTTTATCCTACTTTGACATTAAAAATGAAATCGATTAGGACAAATTAGGCATCTGATATTAATCTTGCTCTTTATCCCTGATACTCCCTGCACATTTTCGTTTGATGACCTCATTCAAGAGGAGCTAGACAGCCACTCAAATGACTGTGCGGATGTAATAACCACAGGCCAGAATTACATGTATTGCTACAGGGAAGCAATACGGAACACCACCATTTTGTTGCCTTACTAACATCCCTATGGTGATAGATACTGTACTCCCAGCACAGTCCAAGCTGGTCTTTACAAATCCAGAGAATGGGGAACGCTCTAGAAGGGGACAGGTGATATGGAACGGTGAGGGCTGGACAGACAGAATAAGTAACCTAAAATAGCCGTTATCCTTGTCGAACCAATGAGGCGGCTGGCTTGGTGATTTCACTAGCTTTTCAGTCCTTGGTAAAGTTTGTGGCCTTCTTTTGTGTCTTGGCTCTCCAAACATTCAGCTGTCTCCACCTCTCAGttcatatgcatgtgtgtgtctgtgcatgtatatgtgtgtgaatgtatatgtgtgtgaatgtgtgggtgtgCGTTGGACATAATGCGTTGCGCTGGATTACCCCACTCTTCTGTCTTGTGCATCTAGTGCTGAGAATACTCAATTGGAAGTCTTTGAAGCATTGGCCCTTGAGGGCCCATGATAGGGGTTAGACTCAGAGTCACTCTCTTGCTCCTCCTGCTGGCTGTGAGGTGCATAGCACATGAAGAATTCAAGAAGAACTGATGTGTTTGTGGATACCCAGGAATACCAGGAGACCCAGGCGACAACGGAATGCCAGGCCGAGATGGACGAGACGGGTTCAGAGGTGACAAGGGAGACCGAGGTAAGACAATGGCACAACCTCCTCTGTTAGATAAGTCTCAATTGAAATCAGCTTTTCTGGTCCCATGCTGATACATTTTTGAAAGTTCTTGGTCATTTTATTCATTAAAGGGGAAATCAGCATCACCGGACAAACAGGACAGAGTGGCCCCAAAGAAGACAAGGGGAGCTGGGTGAgactgtattttattttataatgAAAATACATTGTACAGTTATCACCACTGGCTTTCTCTGACAAGCAGTATTAACATAATTCTATTATCCTTGTATCTGCAGGTACGGCTGGCCTGGCAGGAATAAAGGGAAAATGGGGTGAGAATGGAGAGAAGGGGCCACCGGGGAAGATGGGGCCCCAAGGAGTCTCAGGGCACATGGACCTCAAGGAGATCAGGTTACCTGAGCGAGGCATCCAAGGGCCCTTGGGACCCCCAGGACGACCAGGTCCAAAGGGAGATCTCGGCCCCCCAGGGTTCAAAGGCAACATTGGTTACGACGGAGAGCAAGGGAATCAGGCGGCGAGACAGGGGacaagggggagaagggggacacATCCCTCATCCCAAAAAGTGCGTTCTCAGCCGGTTTAACCGAATACACCAAACTCCCACCGGAGAACATGCCGATCAGGTCCGACAAGGTGATCTACAACAGGCAGAACCATTACGAC carries:
- the LOC112215392 gene encoding palmitoyl-protein thioesterase ABHD10, mitochondrial isoform X1, with translation MYWLARAHINCAASAHILRSRTLVVGILFRAALYRTVHMLLRFGVRQKSYVQYVTRPELPKLAYRRVKGKSPGVVFLPGYGSNMNGLKAEALEEFCRSLGHSYLRFDYTGHGLSEGVLTDGTIGTWKKDVLFVLDELAEGPQIMVGSSMGSWLMLLAAIARPEKIAALVGISTAADHVVTAFKSMSLEVRKEIEEKGVLTMPSKHREEGVYTFTMDFLKEAENHCVLQSPIPITCPVRLIHGLKDDDVPWHISLQVAQRVLSPDVDVILRRHGQHRMAEKDDIKLMVYTIDDLIDKLTTLV
- the tagln3b gene encoding transgelin-3b gives rise to the protein MANRGPSYGLSKEVQEKIELKYNLDLEARLVDWIVAQCGGNLERPQPGRQNFQTWLMDGTILCRLINSLYPRGKEPIKKILETQMAFKQMEKISQFLQAAEVYGVITTDIFQTVDLWEGKDMAAVQRTLMALGSVALTKDDGHYRGDRDWFHRKAQGYRREFSEDQLRQGQSLIGLQMGSNRGASQSGMTGYGSHRQIM
- the LOC112215392 gene encoding palmitoyl-protein thioesterase ABHD10, mitochondrial isoform X2; this translates as MFSVGGKARNMAAVVLRSCRNGLSHILKNGGVATILPKTLGGVRQKSYVQYVTRPELPKLAYRRVKGKSPGVVFLPGYGSNMNGLKAEALEEFCRSLGHSYLRFDYTGHGLSEGVLTDGTIGTWKKDVLFVLDELAEGPQIMVGSSMGSWLMLLAAIARPEKIAALVGISTAADHVVTAFKSMSLEVRKEIEEKGVLTMPSKHREEGVYTFTMDFLKEAENHCVLQSPIPITCPVRLIHGLKDDDVPWHISLQVAQRVLSPDVDVILRRHGQHRMAEKDDIKLMVYTIDDLIDKLTTLV